A region of Salirhabdus salicampi DNA encodes the following proteins:
- a CDS encoding FecCD family ABC transporter permease: MFRKEPLKIIGIISSIIIFGISFFLSIALGITDMSLQTVYHALFHFNANSTEHIIIQSSRLPRAIIGALIGACLAVSGALMQAITKNPLASPTIFGVNAGAICFVVLAVTFLSISSLVHYMWIAFIGAGVASACVYILGTIGRDGMTPIKIVLAGAAMTALFTSFTQGVLVLNETGLQEVLFWLAGSISGRTLDVLIPVMPYMIVGLMIAIFLGQSINILLFGDEVATGLGVRVNIVKGIIGILIVVLAGSSVAVAGAIGFIGLVVPHVARFLVGNDYRWVIPYCILLGGSLLLLADVLSRFVIMPQELPIGVTTALIGTPFFLYLARKRGFHNEG, encoded by the coding sequence ATGTTCAGAAAAGAACCGCTTAAAATAATTGGCATCATTAGTAGTATTATCATTTTTGGAATTTCATTTTTTTTAAGTATTGCACTTGGAATAACAGACATGAGTCTCCAAACAGTTTATCATGCCCTTTTTCATTTTAATGCCAATTCTACCGAACATATTATTATTCAATCCAGTCGATTACCACGTGCAATTATTGGGGCTTTAATCGGTGCATGTTTGGCAGTATCTGGAGCGCTCATGCAAGCTATAACCAAAAATCCACTAGCATCTCCTACAATATTTGGAGTGAATGCAGGTGCAATTTGTTTCGTTGTCTTAGCGGTAACATTCCTATCAATTTCTTCTCTTGTTCACTATATGTGGATTGCCTTTATTGGTGCAGGAGTAGCTTCAGCTTGTGTGTATATCTTAGGCACAATTGGAAGAGATGGTATGACGCCCATTAAAATTGTTCTCGCGGGGGCAGCTATGACAGCACTTTTTACCTCTTTTACGCAAGGGGTACTCGTATTAAACGAAACGGGGCTGCAAGAGGTATTATTTTGGTTAGCTGGTTCTATATCCGGGAGAACGTTAGATGTCTTGATCCCAGTAATGCCGTATATGATTGTTGGATTAATGATCGCTATATTTTTGGGCCAATCTATAAATATATTATTGTTTGGGGACGAGGTTGCCACTGGACTAGGCGTTCGGGTGAATATCGTAAAAGGCATAATAGGTATATTAATAGTAGTTTTAGCGGGGTCGTCAGTTGCCGTAGCTGGGGCCATAGGTTTTATCGGTTTAGTTGTTCCTCATGTTGCTCGATTTTTAGTGGGGAATGATTATCGGTGGGTTATTCCATATTGCATCCTTTTAGGTGGTTCACTGCTTTTATTGGCAGATGTATTATCACGTTTTGTCATTATGCCACAAGAGCTACCAATAGGGGTTACGACTGCACTCATTGGAACACCTTTCTTTCTATATTTAGCTCGAAAAAGGGGGTTCCATAATGAAGGATAA
- a CDS encoding helix-turn-helix domain-containing protein, which yields MAIIINIDVMLAKRKMSVTELSDKVGITMANLSILKNGKAKAIRISTLEAICKALDCQPGDILEYKADEKTDKY from the coding sequence ATGGCGATTATCATTAACATTGATGTGATGTTAGCGAAGAGAAAGATGAGTGTCACTGAACTTTCAGACAAGGTTGGAATCACGATGGCAAATCTATCTATATTGAAAAATGGTAAGGCAAAAGCAATTAGAATTTCAACATTAGAGGCCATTTGTAAGGCATTAGATTGTCAGCCCGGAGACATTTTAGAGTATAAAGCTGACGAAAAAACAGATAAATATTAG
- a CDS encoding YibE/F family protein, which yields MVNKFNDLTYKQLILYTLIGLSFFISIVFVHHNYSFYERTIAKITKTDIVDQTEVIDAHQNEDFVFTQNIVAEMKNGEKKGQLIYLTNTYSLSGAYDQQYDVGDELFVSIKTNHEEELTGTILDVKRDKYILIVTWIFIFTLLIVGKRQGLLSIISLAVNAIILSYALDIYINTTNISLLFISSISVILFTVISLLLVNGFNEKTYAAIIATLLGTIFSLLITYLVVWLTSANGLRYEEMQFLTRTYQAVFMAGLFIGSLGAVMDVAITMSSSIFGLYEKNHNISIKALKTSGMEIGKDIMGTMTNILFFAYVSGSIPMLILYFKNASPLGFTLSMNLSLELARALAGGIGIVLTIPIGVYISIFFVNRKRAKS from the coding sequence ATAGTAAACAAATTTAATGATTTAACATATAAGCAATTGATCCTGTACACCTTAATAGGTCTTAGCTTTTTTATCTCTATAGTTTTTGTTCATCACAATTATTCGTTTTATGAACGAACAATTGCGAAGATTACAAAAACCGATATTGTCGATCAAACTGAAGTCATAGATGCACATCAGAATGAAGATTTCGTATTTACCCAAAACATAGTGGCTGAAATGAAAAATGGTGAAAAAAAAGGACAACTTATTTACTTAACGAATACATACTCATTATCTGGAGCCTATGACCAACAATATGATGTAGGAGATGAGTTATTCGTTTCTATAAAAACGAATCATGAGGAAGAATTAACAGGAACTATACTAGACGTTAAACGTGATAAATACATCTTAATTGTAACGTGGATATTCATTTTCACCTTACTCATTGTCGGAAAAAGACAAGGCTTATTATCAATTATTAGCTTAGCCGTCAATGCGATCATCCTGTCATATGCCTTGGATATATATATAAACACAACAAACATTAGTTTGTTATTTATCTCGTCTATCAGTGTCATATTGTTTACTGTTATATCCTTGTTACTTGTTAACGGCTTTAATGAAAAGACGTACGCAGCCATTATAGCAACTTTACTAGGAACTATTTTCTCGCTACTCATTACTTACCTTGTTGTATGGTTAACTTCAGCAAATGGTCTAAGATATGAGGAAATGCAATTTCTAACCCGCACTTATCAAGCAGTGTTCATGGCAGGTTTATTTATCGGCTCTTTAGGTGCTGTTATGGATGTAGCCATAACAATGTCTTCGTCTATCTTTGGATTGTATGAAAAAAATCACAACATTTCCATAAAAGCATTGAAAACGTCAGGGATGGAAATTGGAAAAGATATTATGGGGACGATGACAAATATCTTGTTTTTTGCATATGTGAGTGGCTCTATTCCAATGCTCATTTTATATTTTAAAAATGCCTCGCCTTTAGGGTTCACCTTATCCATGAACCTCTCATTGGAATTAGCACGTGCTCTTGCTGGTGGGATTGGAATCGTTCTAACCATTCCTATTGGCGTTTATATTTCAATATTTTTCGTAAATCGAAAGAGGGCAAAATCATGA
- a CDS encoding FecCD family ABC transporter permease, whose product MKDKLFIKTRYIAFTVEKRHVLILFTLMGILTVSFLTSVAIGRDWYSLWSLFDIFIGNGDPMDSFIVFELRLPRVVLALLVGSAFGIAGAILQGIVRNPLASPEILGITGGAAVFSVAFIVFFSGSVAINWLPLFSFIGALMIAILIYALSWKKGITPLRMILLGIGFQAATGALTTMMIVLGSMFTATQAYLWLTGSIYAATWDDIRLILPWLFVLIPIGLLLGKAIDVLTLGDRVAKSLGVKVNNYRFLLLVVSAALTGVAVAIGGGIGFVGLIAPHIAKRLVGHSFVPLAITSSLLGSLIVLIADTFGRTAFSPLDVPVGVFTAGFGAPFFIYLLYRNRHHIN is encoded by the coding sequence ATGAAGGATAAATTATTTATTAAAACTCGTTACATTGCCTTTACTGTTGAGAAGCGACATGTATTGATTCTTTTCACCTTGATGGGAATCCTTACTGTGTCCTTTTTAACTAGTGTAGCAATTGGACGGGATTGGTATTCGTTATGGAGCCTTTTTGACATTTTTATAGGTAATGGTGATCCAATGGATTCGTTTATCGTCTTCGAACTACGATTACCCCGTGTTGTTTTGGCACTGTTGGTAGGTTCGGCATTTGGAATAGCGGGCGCTATTTTACAAGGAATCGTACGAAACCCATTAGCATCTCCAGAAATATTAGGCATTACAGGTGGAGCAGCAGTGTTTTCGGTGGCATTTATTGTTTTCTTCTCAGGTAGTGTGGCGATTAATTGGTTGCCCTTATTTTCTTTTATCGGAGCCTTAATGATAGCTATACTTATATACGCACTTTCATGGAAGAAGGGTATAACACCATTACGAATGATTCTGCTGGGAATCGGCTTTCAAGCGGCTACAGGTGCCCTAACGACAATGATGATTGTATTAGGCTCAATGTTTACTGCAACACAAGCTTATTTATGGCTAACAGGAAGTATTTATGCTGCGACATGGGATGACATACGATTGATATTACCATGGCTATTTGTCTTAATTCCAATCGGATTATTATTAGGTAAAGCTATTGACGTTCTTACATTAGGGGACCGCGTTGCAAAGAGTTTAGGAGTGAAAGTAAACAATTATCGTTTTCTTCTTCTCGTAGTAAGCGCAGCATTAACTGGTGTCGCTGTGGCGATAGGTGGGGGAATTGGCTTTGTTGGTTTAATTGCTCCTCACATTGCCAAAAGATTAGTTGGGCACTCTTTTGTCCCACTTGCCATAACCTCGTCCTTATTAGGAAGCTTGATTGTACTAATAGCCGATACGTTTGGCAGAACTGCGTTTTCACCGTTAGATGTACCTGTTGGTGTTTTTACTGCTGGTTTTGGTGCACCATTTTTTATTTACCTATTGTATCGGAATAGACATCATATAAATTAG
- a CDS encoding SulP family inorganic anion transporter: protein MQNDLTARQSWFGNIRGDIMAGIVVALALIPEAIAFSIIAGVDPMVGLYASFVIAVVIAFVGGRPGMISGATGAMALLMIDLVADYGLDYLLAATILTGIIQIIFGLIKLARYMKFIPRSVMVGFVNALAIMIFMSQLDHFVGESMVVYGMVIGTLLIIYLFPFITKAVPSPLIAIVVITIVAITMNTNVHTVGDMGQITKAFPSIFFPSVPLNFETLAIIFPYALGLAIVGLVESLLTASIVDEYTDTASNKNTESKGQGIANIVTGFFGGMAGCAMIGQSVINMNSGGRGRLSSLAAGIVLICLIVFLGDVVSQIPVAALVGVMIMVAIGTFDWNSIRTMKIVPMTDNLVMIVTVATVILTHNLAIGVLTGILLSAIFFVAKISKVHVQKTIQGNRMIYTFVGEVFFASVTELIEEFDYDIKEANEVILDLNGARLWDDSAIAALDKIVSKFESKDINVYVTGLNKTSSELKAKLSKKLSAH, encoded by the coding sequence ATGCAAAACGATTTAACAGCTCGACAGTCATGGTTTGGCAACATTAGAGGAGACATTATGGCAGGTATTGTTGTTGCTTTGGCACTTATTCCTGAAGCGATTGCGTTCTCGATTATCGCAGGGGTTGATCCAATGGTAGGGCTATATGCTTCATTTGTCATTGCCGTCGTGATTGCTTTTGTCGGTGGGAGACCTGGAATGATTTCTGGTGCAACCGGGGCAATGGCATTATTAATGATTGATCTTGTGGCTGACTACGGACTAGACTACTTATTAGCGGCGACCATATTAACAGGTATTATCCAAATTATTTTTGGGTTAATTAAATTAGCCCGATATATGAAATTTATTCCTCGATCCGTAATGGTTGGATTTGTGAATGCACTAGCCATTATGATATTCATGTCACAATTAGACCACTTTGTCGGAGAAAGTATGGTAGTATATGGAATGGTAATTGGTACATTACTCATTATTTATTTATTCCCATTCATTACCAAGGCAGTGCCTTCTCCCCTTATTGCTATTGTGGTGATTACAATTGTTGCTATCACGATGAACACAAATGTTCACACAGTAGGGGATATGGGACAGATCACAAAAGCTTTTCCAAGTATTTTTTTCCCATCTGTTCCATTAAATTTTGAAACATTAGCGATTATCTTCCCATATGCTTTAGGATTAGCTATTGTAGGACTTGTAGAATCGTTATTAACAGCTAGCATTGTAGATGAATATACAGATACAGCTAGTAACAAAAACACAGAATCTAAAGGGCAAGGAATTGCGAACATCGTAACTGGATTTTTTGGTGGTATGGCAGGTTGTGCGATGATTGGACAATCTGTGATTAACATGAACTCGGGCGGAAGAGGAAGACTATCATCTTTAGCTGCAGGTATCGTTCTAATTTGTTTAATTGTGTTCTTAGGAGATGTCGTATCCCAAATTCCAGTTGCTGCATTAGTTGGAGTAATGATAATGGTGGCGATTGGTACATTTGATTGGAATTCCATCCGTACAATGAAAATTGTTCCTATGACCGATAATTTAGTTATGATTGTGACTGTTGCAACGGTAATTCTCACTCATAACCTAGCGATTGGTGTACTAACTGGAATTTTATTAAGTGCAATCTTTTTCGTAGCAAAAATTTCAAAAGTTCACGTACAGAAAACAATTCAGGGAAACAGAATGATTTACACATTTGTAGGGGAAGTGTTTTTCGCTTCAGTAACCGAATTAATTGAGGAATTTGATTACGATATTAAAGAAGCAAATGAAGTTATTTTGGATCTGAACGGTGCACGATTATGGGATGATTCAGCGATTGCCGCACTCGATAAAATTGTATCAAAATTCGAAAGTAAAGATATTAATGTGTATGTTACAGGGCTGAACAAGACAAGTTCAGAACTGAAAGCAAAATTAAGCAAAAAACTTAGTGCACACTAG
- a CDS encoding YibE/F family protein: MNALVMLAAILFILMTLIGGRKGVRSFIALFFNFGVLLLTVILMTEPNTNPIILTMIACAVISWISLFYINEVNNKTITAFVSSVITIAVLLIFIVVVTDKAMIQGFGEEEASEFYMFSLHIGVDFTKLAASMIIMSTVGAIIDIAISITSPMREIFLHNPNISKDALFKSGLSIGRDILSTSTNTLFFAFFGGYLALLIWFKDLSYSFGDIFNSKIFSAEMITILCAGIGLTLVIPITSWITAYYLIKSKEK, encoded by the coding sequence ATGAATGCACTAGTAATGTTAGCTGCAATTTTATTCATATTAATGACACTCATTGGCGGAAGAAAAGGCGTGCGATCGTTTATTGCATTATTTTTTAATTTTGGCGTACTTCTCCTTACAGTTATTCTCATGACAGAACCGAATACAAATCCAATCATTTTAACAATGATTGCGTGTGCCGTCATTAGTTGGATAAGTCTATTTTATATTAATGAAGTGAACAATAAGACAATTACAGCATTCGTTTCTTCTGTGATTACGATAGCCGTTCTTCTTATATTTATTGTCGTCGTGACGGATAAAGCTATGATTCAAGGCTTTGGGGAAGAGGAAGCATCTGAATTTTACATGTTCTCCCTACATATCGGGGTTGATTTTACGAAACTCGCAGCTTCTATGATTATTATGAGTACGGTAGGGGCAATCATTGATATCGCTATTTCCATTACCTCGCCTATGCGGGAAATATTTCTCCATAACCCAAACATTAGTAAAGATGCACTATTTAAATCTGGGTTAAGTATTGGAAGAGACATCCTTAGCACTAGCACAAACACGTTATTTTTCGCCTTTTTTGGCGGATATTTAGCATTGCTTATATGGTTTAAAGATTTATCCTATTCTTTTGGAGACATTTTCAATTCAAAAATATTTAGTGCAGAAATGATTACGATACTTTGTGCTGGAATCGGTTTAACGTTAGTAATTCCAATAACTTCCTGGATTACCGCATATTATTTAATAAAATCTAAGGAAAAATAG
- a CDS encoding universal stress protein — translation MYKKILLATDGSEHSLRTTEHAIHLAQSTEGSKIEVVYVKDSGSVKANTLNNWNKIGITDVQRDKLTHVETTLGDSNIQFEIKVLTGEPGPTIVNYANKNNFDLVIVGSRGLNGLQELVLGRVSHKVAKRADCPVLIVK, via the coding sequence ATGTATAAAAAAATCCTTCTAGCAACAGATGGTTCTGAACATTCATTACGTACAACTGAGCACGCGATACATTTAGCACAAAGTACCGAAGGCTCTAAAATTGAAGTTGTTTATGTAAAAGATTCTGGATCTGTAAAAGCTAACACGTTGAACAATTGGAATAAGATTGGCATCACTGATGTGCAAAGAGATAAATTAACGCATGTAGAAACAACTCTAGGAGATTCAAATATTCAATTTGAAATAAAGGTGTTAACCGGGGAACCTGGTCCAACTATTGTAAATTACGCAAATAAAAATAATTTTGATTTAGTCATTGTAGGTAGTAGAGGTCTTAATGGGTTACAAGAACTCGTATTAGGTCGAGTTAGTCATAAGGTGGCCAAAAGGGCTGACTGTCCTGTATTGATTGTGAAATAA
- a CDS encoding VOC family protein, with protein MNFHRKPITFVNQVNLKVQNLERSLIFYRDIIGFEILEQTERTAKLTTDGKTALLSIEQPIDVIQKQQLTTGLFHFALLLQNRSDLGQILKHFVQIGYPLQGASDHLVSEAIYLVDPDGNGIEVYSDRCPSEWIWNNNEVLMPSEPLDVENLLAEAREGSWNGLPADTLLGHLHLHVSELKENQEFYVQGLGFEVVSRYGNHAIFISDGHYHHHIALNIWNGIGAPQPPVNSVGLESFTLQIPTKEKRNKIIAQLEEIGAAIEEENGVFVTSDPSGNQIRLKV; from the coding sequence ATGAATTTTCACCGTAAACCTATTACCTTCGTTAATCAAGTTAACTTAAAGGTGCAAAATCTAGAACGTTCCTTAATATTTTATAGAGATATAATTGGTTTTGAAATATTGGAACAAACAGAACGTACTGCAAAACTAACTACGGACGGAAAGACTGCACTATTATCAATTGAACAACCAATTGACGTAATACAGAAACAACAGCTGACTACTGGTTTATTTCACTTTGCTCTTTTATTACAAAACCGATCCGATTTAGGCCAAATATTAAAACACTTCGTTCAAATTGGTTATCCCTTACAAGGAGCATCCGACCATTTGGTAAGTGAAGCTATTTATTTGGTTGACCCGGATGGAAATGGTATTGAAGTGTATTCCGATCGGTGTCCATCCGAATGGATATGGAATAATAATGAAGTACTTATGCCATCAGAACCATTGGATGTTGAAAATCTCCTAGCGGAGGCAAGAGAAGGTTCTTGGAACGGTCTACCTGCTGATACATTATTAGGGCATTTACATTTACATGTATCGGAGTTAAAAGAAAATCAAGAATTTTATGTTCAGGGACTAGGATTTGAAGTAGTCAGCCGATACGGGAACCATGCAATTTTTATTTCGGATGGTCACTATCATCACCATATAGCTTTGAATATATGGAACGGTATAGGTGCTCCTCAACCACCAGTTAATAGTGTGGGCCTTGAATCATTTACGTTACAAATACCAACTAAGGAAAAGAGAAATAAAATTATTGCCCAGTTGGAGGAAATCGGTGCAGCCATCGAAGAAGAAAATGGTGTCTTCGTTACATCAGATCCGTCTGGTAATCAGATTCGTTTGAAAGTCTAA
- a CDS encoding GTP cyclohydrolase II — MTQTKFDSKILSILEDKIQLIKTNENGGIYLVGPVNLPVNLFEETVNFQWYSWLNYDEITEDYNQIIEKLSSVNLAELQQSSVLTYGDFSYSDDAIIRMHSICHTGDIFGSKRCDCGFQLKQSMKNIVEHGTGALFYLANHEGRGIGLFSKAMAYILQENDYDTVEANEALGFVDDARNYSDAIHVLKALRSKPVTLMTNNPKKLEALKNAGLTVLKRVPLWGDRSEFNEKYLKTKINRSGHIEEEETFSKN, encoded by the coding sequence ATGACACAAACAAAGTTCGATTCAAAGATTCTTTCCATTCTTGAAGATAAAATACAATTAATAAAAACAAATGAAAATGGTGGCATTTATTTAGTTGGACCTGTAAATCTTCCTGTTAATTTATTTGAAGAGACGGTTAATTTTCAATGGTATAGCTGGCTAAATTATGATGAGATAACTGAAGATTACAATCAGATTATTGAAAAATTATCTTCTGTTAATTTAGCGGAGTTACAACAATCTAGTGTTTTAACTTATGGTGATTTTAGCTATTCTGATGATGCAATTATTAGAATGCATTCGATATGCCATACAGGTGATATTTTTGGTAGTAAAAGGTGTGATTGTGGCTTTCAGCTCAAACAATCGATGAAAAATATTGTTGAACATGGTACAGGTGCTTTATTTTATTTAGCAAATCATGAAGGTAGAGGAATTGGCCTGTTTAGTAAAGCGATGGCTTACATTCTACAGGAGAATGACTACGATACGGTTGAGGCAAATGAAGCGCTTGGCTTTGTTGACGATGCCAGAAATTATAGTGATGCGATCCATGTATTGAAAGCACTTAGAAGTAAACCTGTTACCTTGATGACGAATAATCCAAAGAAATTAGAGGCTTTAAAAAATGCTGGTTTAACCGTATTGAAAAGAGTGCCTCTGTGGGGTGATCGTTCAGAGTTTAATGAAAAATATTTAAAAACAAAAATAAATCGTTCGGGTCATATTGAAGAAGAGGAGACATTTAGTAAAAACTAG
- a CDS encoding ABC transporter substrate-binding protein, with product MFCQKIALPFILILTSVILMACGSNEEDSMTNENVRVIEHAMGETEIEGTPKRIVTLYQGATDAAIAFDIQPVGAVESWIEQPFYKYIRDDLEGVENLGAETQPDLEVLRKLNPDLIIASKLRHEEFYTQLSGIAPTVMEETVFEWKDTVQLMGKALEDEDKADEILQKWNDRVADFKDKAGSDILGKEVSIVRFMADHARIYMHGFSGVVLDDLGFARPENQREKIWGMQLNTKESIPQMNGDIIFDITDNYSGDAPFATREEWQDHPLWKDLDAVQNKEVYEVNSVSWNMGGGPIAANMMLDDLYEFYNLEQ from the coding sequence ATGTTTTGCCAAAAGATTGCCTTACCTTTTATTTTAATATTAACAAGTGTTATCCTAATGGCTTGTGGAAGTAATGAGGAAGATAGTATGACTAATGAAAATGTGCGTGTTATTGAACACGCCATGGGGGAAACCGAAATTGAAGGGACACCAAAACGAATCGTAACCCTATATCAAGGGGCAACGGATGCAGCAATCGCATTTGATATTCAGCCAGTCGGGGCTGTTGAATCGTGGATTGAACAACCTTTTTATAAATATATTCGTGATGACTTAGAAGGGGTAGAAAATTTAGGGGCTGAAACGCAACCGGATTTAGAAGTTCTTAGAAAACTGAATCCAGACTTAATCATCGCATCAAAATTACGACATGAAGAATTTTATACGCAACTAAGCGGGATCGCTCCAACCGTTATGGAAGAAACAGTATTTGAATGGAAAGATACAGTTCAACTTATGGGCAAGGCGTTAGAAGACGAAGATAAAGCTGATGAAATTTTACAAAAATGGAATGATCGTGTTGCTGATTTTAAGGATAAAGCAGGGAGTGATATATTAGGTAAGGAAGTATCCATCGTACGTTTTATGGCTGATCATGCTCGAATTTATATGCACGGATTTAGTGGAGTCGTTTTGGATGATTTAGGTTTTGCTCGACCGGAGAACCAACGTGAAAAAATTTGGGGAATGCAATTGAATACGAAAGAAAGCATTCCACAAATGAACGGAGATATTATTTTTGACATTACGGATAATTATAGTGGTGATGCACCTTTTGCTACTAGGGAAGAATGGCAGGATCATCCGTTATGGAAAGATTTAGACGCTGTACAAAACAAAGAAGTTTATGAAGTAAATTCAGTTAGTTGGAACATGGGTGGAGGTCCAATTGCTGCTAATATGATGTTAGATGATCTCTATGAATTTTATAATCTAGAACAGTAA